The Leucothrix mucor DSM 2157 DNA window ACCACTGGCTGTCCAGCCATTGATTGTGCCTGAGCCTGCCCGGTTAACACCCCAGAAAGTGCCTGATACTGTGTCTTCAAAGTCACCATTAACTAGCACACTTGGGCATGACAGAATTGGTGCATTAGGAACAATCGTGATACCGCCAGTTGGCTGAGTCGATACCTGAAGTACATCGATTGTTTGGCGAGTCTCATCATCATCGGCAATACCATCACCTAAGTCATCCACACCAAGGCCAGAAGCATCCGACGCATCAATATCTGTTATACCGGAATTGGTAATGACCGCATCGTTCAGGTACTCACCGACACTCGTCGCCGTCGCCATAATGGTTAAAGTCGCATTACCACCCGCATTCACAGTGCCGACACTCCACACACCCGTGGTGCTGTTATAAGTGCCCTGTGATGGCAATGCAGAAGCAAAACTTAAACCAGCCGGTAACAAATCTGTTACCTGTAAACCAGAGGTTGGATCGCCACCTGCCGCGTTATTAACCGTTAGAGTAATCGTTACAGTATCGCCCACATCAAGCGTATTAGCGCTCACGGACTGAGTGATGGAAACATCCGACTGAGGAACACACATGACGATTTCGATTCCGTCACCACCTCCCCCTTCTGTACCAACACCCTTTGTATTAAAACTGATACTTGAATGAGTACCCAGCACACCAAACGTTCCTGCAGCGGTGCCAAGTGTGGAAGTGAGACTGGACTCAGCCGTGTTACTGGGACTTAAGAGCTGGTAAGGTGTTCTTTGTATGTAATCGGTAGTTACCTCAAGATGGCTTCCCGTGTTGACATCAACTAATTGAAGAGAAGGGTCTACAGGCGTAAAGCGCATACCGTTGGAATAATTTAATTGTCCTTTACCATCTGAGGAACCTGCATTCCCTCCTATTCTGTCCAGATGGATAATTGGATTCGTTACTGCCCGACCAAAAGAGAAAGTAATCTGGCCTGTTGAGCCATCGTAGTCAGCAGCTTCCGCGCCAGAGGCCTCAGCAGTCGTGTCCCAATAAAATACATTTTGCCATGATGGACGTCCCTGCACCGCAGACGAGCTCCATGCATTTATTGTATTCATCACACCTGCTGAGACGCCACTCCAACTAGCACCTGCGGCGGCAGATGTTGAAATGGTTGCCGTAAATGCTCCTGCAGTCGAAGAGGCATTTGAGCCTGCAGCCGACCAACTCCCAGTCAGATTCGCACTTTGGCAAGAGAGATTAACGCTTGGTGCATTGTCTGGCGGCGTGTCATTAGTTGACTCGATAAACAGTTGCGAGCGTAACAATGACCCGGCTGTTCCAAGATTATTCTGGTCACACACCTGAAGCGTCCAGGTACCGGCAGCATTCTCACCATCAAAAACGCCTAAGGCTATCGATGGTCTTACCGTGTGCTGATAAGTTGACGTTGTGTTGTGGTTTCCGGTATCAGGGCCAAACAAACCGCCGTTCGGGTCCCTGCCATCAAAGCTCGATGGTGCCTCATCATCAAACAAGTAATTTGCATTGGTGCGATTAATTTCGCCATAACTCATTAAGATAGTTTCAGTACCGCCCGGAGAGACCAGACGTGCTGATATATCATTTCTAAAGCCGTGCTGTATTACCAATCCAAGGTTCACATCCCCGACGGTTATGTTGTCAGTGACATTAAAAGTTCGGCTAAGCGTGGAGGTACACGTTGGAAAATTGTCCGGAATGCTTCCTACTGTAGTATTGGCATATGTGTAGGTCGCAGCATTCGCTGGCGACATAAAAAGCATGGAAAAAAACAACATCAAGCAGATCACCCCCATAACAAAGGAGTGAATGACGTTTGAAACAAGCGTATGGTGCTGTCGCTTTATAGGCTGCATAGGTAACCACTTTCTTTTTATTTATTTTTTATCTGCAATAGGGGTAAGTATTGCAAAAAACATCAAAACGTAGCGCCCACAACAAACTACCTGCGCCACAGTTATATTGCCTCCAAAACTAACAGCCTAAGCCCCGACCAAAGCTGAACCATTTTAACGTTATCCACTTTTACACAGAGATATCCACAGGCACAAAAAAAGGGCTGAATAAATTCAGCCCCTTCTCATCAATCACCAATCACATTCGATTAGTGTATAAACCGCTCAGTCATTAACTGAACTGGTTCATGGTGTTGTCTTTACCGCCTGCTTTCAGTGCAGCTTCACCGGCGAAGTATTCTTTGTGATCATCACCCATATCTGAGCCAGACATGTTTTGGTGTTTAACACAGGCAATACCTTGGCGGATCTCTTTACGCTGTACGCCAGCCACATAACCCAGCATACCTTCTTCACCGAAGTACTCCTTCGCCAGATTGTCAGTAGACAATGCGGCAGTGTGGTAAGTCGGCAGCGTGATCAAGTGGTGGAAGATACCGGCTTCACGAGCAGAATCAGCTTGGAAGGTACGGATCTTATCATCAGCACGAGCAGCCAATTCAGTCTCATCGTACTCAACACTCATCAGGTTATCGCGGTTGTATGCAGACACATCTTCACCGGCTTCAGCCATCGCATCAAAGATCTGCTGACGGAAGTTAAGGGTCCAGTTGAATGATGGGCTGTTGTTGTAAACCAGCTTCGCATTTGGAATCACTTCACGGATGCGGTTAACCATGCCACCGATCTGGCCAATGTGTGGCTTCTCAGTTTCGATCCAGATCATATCTGCGCCGTTTTGTAGTGACGTGATGCAATCCAGTACGCAGCGATCTTCACCAGTGCCCGAACGGAACTGGAACAAGTTAGAAGGCAAACGCTTAGGACGAACCAGCTTGCCGCCTTGCTTGATCACTAAGTCGCCGTTGTTCATGTCATCAGCAGAGACTTCTTCAACATCTAAGAAGCTGTTGTACTGATCACCCAGATCGCCTGGCTCTTTGGTTACTGCGATTTGCTTAGTCAAGCCAGCACCCAGTGAGTCAGTACGGGCAACGATTACACCGTTGTCTACGCCCAGCTCCAAGAATGCGTAGCGAACTGCGCGGATTTTCGCTAAGAAGTCTTCATGAGGAACGGTTACTTTACCGTCTTGGTGGCCACACTGCTTCTCATCCGATACTTGGTTTTCGATTTGGATACAGCAAGCACCCGCTTCGATCATCTGCTTAGCCATCAGGTAAGTCGCTTCAGCGTTACCGAAACCCGCGTCGATATCTGCAACGATAGGCACTACGTGCGTTTCAAAGTTATCGATTTGTGCTTGAATCGCTGGCTTATCAGCATCAGAAGCCGCATCCAACTCGCGGAACAAACCACCCAGTACACGGGCATCTGCCTGGCGAAGGAAGGTGTACAGCTCAGCAATCAGGCTAGCAACCGAAGTCTTCTCATGCATTGACTGATCCGGGAGGGGACCGAACTCAGAACGCAGCGCTGCAACCATCCAGCCAGACAGATAGAGGTATTTTTTGTCAGTCGTACCGAAGTGTTTCTTGATCGAAATCATCTTCTGCTGACCGATGAAACCGTGCCAGCAACCTAAAGATTGAGTATACTGAGAAGGATCAGCGTCATAAGCGTCCATATCTGCACGCATAATGTCAGCGGTGTATTTGGCGATATCTAAGCCAGTTTTGAATCGGTTTTGAGCTCTCATGCGGGCTGCAGACTCAGGATTGATAGAATCCCATGCGCCTCGGGCAGCTTCAATGGAATTAGCAACTGATAAAGTGTCTTCTTGATACTGTGACATAGGTGATACTCCTCAAACGTTAATCGTTATTACTCTCTAGTTGCTAATCATCTTATTCGCAGTTGCAGCATTTTTGAAATAAATGGAGATTATTCTTATAATTCACCAGCGAAATAAAGGTCGAAATATGAGGGTTTTCCTAGCATCCACGGCTACAAAGGTTCCGACGAAATGAACATTGGACGCATTGATTTAAACCTTCTGGTCTACTTAGATGCACTACTTCGTGAGCGAAATGTCACCAAAGCGGCCAATCAATTAGGTATTAGTCAGCCAGCTTTAAGTAATGGATTGCGTCGTTTACGGGATTTATTTGATGACCCGCTGCTGGTTCGCACCAGTGAAGGCATGATTCCCACCGAGCGCGCCGAGCAATTGCAGCCGGTTATTCGCGATGTGCTATCCAAAGTGGACATGGCTGTGCAGCCACAAGCCGACTTTGATGCCGCCAACGAAGAACACTTATTTCGGATTATGGCCAGCGATTACGCCGAATCCACCCTATTTCCACACTTATTACAGCGCCTGCGCCGTGAAGCGCCCGGCATTATTCTGGACATACTTACGCCCAGCGACGTGAGCTTTCTCGATGTAGAGCGCGGCAAAGTGGATATGGTCATCAACCGCTTTGAGACCATGCCGCAGTCGTTTCACCAAAAAGGCATCTGGAAAGATCACTTTGCCTGCCTGACTAGCATCGACAATCCCATCCTGCAAAATTTCACGCTGGAAACCTATATGGATGCGCAGCATGTCTGGGTGAGTAAAACTGGCATGGGCATCGGCGTAGGCATGGACCCGCACGATGTGCAACACCTTGGCTGGGTCGATGAATCGCTATGTAATATCGGCAAACAGCGCCGTATTACCGTATTCACCCGCCACTATCAGGCCGCCATGCTACTGGCCGAACAAAACGATTTGCTGGTAACCTTGCCTTCACGCGCCGCTAAATTGCAGCGTGATAATCCGCGGGTTGCCATCTTAGAGCCACCGTTCGAAATCCCCCCATTCGAACTAAAAATGGCCTGGAGCCCGTTAGTACAACACAATCCCGCCCACCGCTGGATGCGCCGTTTTATAATTGACGTCGCCAACAGCTTACTTGCTGAAGATCAAACTTAAAGGGGAAAATTTACGCTGCCATGGACACACTGGTCTCACTGTTTGCTTCGATTAATTATCACGATCCGGCTTGGATCGGCATCGCCTATGTTTTTGGATTTGTTGTCTGGCAAATCGGCTTACCGCCGTTAGTTGGCTTTCTGATTGCAGGCTTTACGCTCAATTTACTGGGCGCTCAAGGCGGCGAATTCCTGGATATCATGGCCGATATCGGCGTGACCTTGCTGCTGTTTAGTATCGGCTTAAAGCTGCATATCCGGCAATTGCTACGCCCCGAAGTGTGGGCCACCGCTACACTGCACTTAATCGCCCTGACCCTAAGCAGCGCCATTTTTATTATCCTGCTCAGCGTTTCCGGCCTGCCACTCCTTAAAGATTTAGATTACAACGCCGCGCTTATTCTGGCGTTTGCGCTCTCTTTCTCCAGTACCGTGTTTGCGGTCAAAGTGTTTGAAGATAAAGGGGAAATGGGTAGCCCTTATGCCAAGGTGTCGATTGGTATTCTAATCGTGCAGGACATTGCCGCCGTAGTGTTCTTAGCTACCTCCGCCGCCAAACTGCCCTCACCTTGGGCTGCTGCCGCAATTATTGGTTTAATCGCCTTAAAGCCGGTGTTGATTGCCTTATTAAAGCGCGCCGGTCATGGTGAGTTACTGCTGTTGTATGGCTTGCTGCTGGCCAGTGGGGGTTATGCTTTATTTGAATTGGTCAGTCTTAAAGGCGACTTAGGCGCTTTATTCCTCGGTATTCTGGTGGCGTCACACCCTAAAGCCTCCGAGCTTGCCAAGTCCTTGTTATCACTAAAAGATTTATTCTTGGTAGGCTTCTTTCTCAGTATTGGTATCGCGGTCACGCCAACGGTAGATACCGTGCTGATTGCGCTGCTACTCATCACCATTATTCCACTTAAAGCGCTACTGTTTTTCCTATTCCTTACGCGCCTGAAACTGCGCACCCGCATGGCGACGTTCACTTCACTGGCGCTCTCTAATTTTAGTGAATTCGGCCTGATTGTAACCGCTATCGGCGTTGCCAAAGGTTGGCTCAGTAATGACTGGCTGGCGGTTATGGCGATTGCCGTGGTGATGTCGTTTATCCTTGCCTCGCCGCTTAATGTGAAAAATGGCGCGATCTATGCCCGCTATAAAGCATGGCTGCATAAACTCGAACACAGCAAGCGACTGGAAGCCGATAGCACCATTAACCTTGGTCGCACTAAAGCCTTAGTGTGTGGAATGGGTCGCGTGGGCCATGGTGCATACGAACAACTGCACCGCAGCCTTGGCGATTATGTGGTGGGGATTGATACGCAAACTGAGAAAATCAACGCCCATCAGCAAGCGGGTCGCAAAGTGTTTAATGGCGATGCCAGTAACCCCGACTTCTGGTTGCGGGTCGGCAGGGTCAAGCCGGAGCTGGAAACCGTGTTGCTGTGCCTGCCCAACCATCCTACCAATCTGCGCGCGGCCACCGCCATTCGCGACTGGGGATTTACCGGCCATATCGCCGCCATTACCAAGTATGAGGATGAGATTCCCGAGCTAATGGAAGTCGGCGTCAACTCCACGTTTAATATCTACGCGGAAGTCGGCACCGGTTTTGCAGAAAATGTATTGGAGCAAGCCTACCCGCCCGAGGAAAATACCTCAGTCTCAGGGTGAAAGGCGTACCAGGCAAACCAGAAGCCATTCACCAGCTCAAGGTTATTGCCATTGGCGTCTTTAATCTGGCCATCGCGATTGGGCACATCAAATTCGATGCTTAAGGTTTGCCCGGCGAACTGATCCGTTAGTGTAGTACCACCAGCTAAAGCCAACTCCTTAAACGGATAGGCTTTATGCTGGCCGTTAATGGTAATGCCCAGCACGCGCTCTTTCGGGTGATAACGGCGACTCTCGGCCGATACCGGAAAATACGTTTTGCGACTATCGTCATAATTACCATAGGGCGAGCTTTCATAATCCCGCGTATAACCCGTGTTAGTGGATAACACTTTGGTCGCCGGATATTGTTCCAACCATTTTCCCCAACTGGTTTGCGAAGACGTTACCATGCGTAACTTCTGCCCTTTCATCGGGCCATTGATGGCTTTGGATAAAATCTGTGACCACAGCGTTTCAGTCTGCCGGTCGTACAGCAACACATCGCTGTTATAGAGCAAACCCGAGACGCCAAACTGCAAGGTCTTACCGCCGAGCGCTGCCTCGTACACAATGCCCGTGCCGCACAAGGGGCAGAACGTTACCGAAATCGGTTTACCCTGAATCGTGTCATTCACAATCTCATGCCAATTCAGAATTTTGATGGGATAAGCCCGCGCCTCGCCATTCACCTGAATGCCGATAATGCGGTCTTTGGCTTGTAGAAAATCAGCTTGTGCAGCAGGGATAAAATCGGGGCGATCAATGGAGGGAATGCCATCTCGTGGCGGCCCACCTTGAAGTATTTGATTAGCAGGGATCAGGCTTTGGCTCAATTCAAAACCATTCTTGGTTTCGGCGCTGGCAAGGCCGCTAATGAGCAGTGTGCTGAGTAATATAGTGTTTAAAATATGCATACGATGTTCCTCTGGTATCAGTATGCAATACGTAAAAACCAGCCTGTCAGATGCAGAAGATCATTCTCCATACTCTTTTCAAGCTCACTGCACATTTACTGCACAATTGGCGAATAAGCTGCTCGCAGGCTATCTAAAACCAGACCCAGCGAACAGCAACCTCTAACAATAATAGGACCAGCTATGCATAATCACTCCACTGCCAAGGGCTTACCCGAGGCACTTCGCCACTCATTACTTATTTTAGTGTGTGGCTCAATGTTGCTGTTAGCCGGTTGCGGCAGTAGCTCCAGCTCTGACACCACGACTTCCGATTCCAACGTCACTACCGTACCAACCGCTGATACAGATACGGATGACACAACGGACGACACAGACACCAGCACAGTCGCCGATGCTGATTTCGAAGCCACTGACTGGACCGATGAAACCCACAGTAAAAACGTAGACCCTAATTTCGATGAAGTCTTCGATGACAGCCAAGTTAAGCGCTTAGACTTTGTGGTGAGCGATGAGCGCTGGCAAAGTATGTTGGATGACATGACCGCCACCTACGGCACCTTTGGCCAACGCTCCAACTCGCAAGGTTTACTGGATACCGAAGAAGATCCCATTTTCGTACCAGCAGACGTCTACTACAACGGCACGCAATGGTATCGCGTCGGCATTCGCTTTAAAGGTAACTCCTCACTGCAAAGTAGCTGGCAGGCCGGTATTCTCAAGCTCTCATTCAAACTAGACTTTGACGAATTTGAGGATGATTACCCGCAAATCAAAAACCAACGCTTTTACGGGTTCAAGAAATTCAGTCTGAAAAACAACTACGACGACGAGTCGCTAATGCGCGAGAAAGTCGCTTCCGATGTGTTTAAAAATGCAGGTGTACCCGTTTCTCACACCGCGTTTTACACCCTCTATGTCGACCACGGCAACGGGCCGGAATACTTCGGGCTTTACACGCTGGTTGAAGAAATCGATAGCACCGTGATCGACACACAGTTCTCAAACAATGACGGCAATCTGTACAAGCCGGAAGATGGCAGCGCCAATTTTGAGGATGGCACCTTTAACGCTGACGACTTTGAGAAAAAGACCAATGAAGACGATGAAGACTGGACTGACATCATCACTCTATTCACCGCTCTGCATGATGACTCTGCTACTTCCGAGCCGTCTGCCTGGCGTGAGAACCTCGAAGCGATCTTTGATGTCGATGGCTTTTTAAAGTACTTAGCGGTTAATGGCATTATCCAAAACTGGGATACTTACGGGCGCATGCCGCATAACTATTACCTGTATAACAATCCGGACACAGGCAAGCTATCTTGGATTCCTTGGGATAATAACGAAGCACTGCAAACTGGCAAACAAGGTGGCGCGCTGGCGCTCAATTTCTCCGGTCTGAATAGTACCGAGTGGCCTCTGATTGCCAAGATTTACGACGATGACGTGTACAAAGCCCGCTATGACAGCTACTTGAACGATGTCATTTACGGTGCGTTTGAAACCAGCAGCATGCAAACAATGTACGACACTTATTCTGCTTTAATCGAGCAATATGCAACTACTGAACGCTCGGGCTTTTCATACCTTGAAAGCACTAATGACTTCTACAATGCCGTGGATACGCTCAAGTCGCACGCTAGCAGCCGAGCCAATGCGGTGAGTAGCTATTTGAATAACTAATACGCTAAGTAACAACGCGGCGGCTCAGAATTACGCATATCACTTGATACCATTTAGCATTCGCAGTAGTCTGATCTTTTAGCAGAGAGCTGATTTATGTCTAACGAAGCTAATGAATTTCATGTTGATATGCCTGAGTCGCCCCTACCGCAACTCACTCCCGCGCAAGCTCGCGTATTTGCTTGCCTCGTCGAAAAACACCTCGCCACCCCCAATAGCTACCCGCTAACCGTTAATTCCTTAATTACCGCCTGCAACCAAAAAACCAACCGACAGCCCGTTATGGCACTCACCGAAGGCGAAGTAAGCCGCTCCTGCAATGAGCTGGTCGAGCTGGAACTGGCCCGTATCGAATATGGAAGCCGTGCCAATAAAATCACCCACACCGCCATGCGCGCGCTAAATATGAATCGCGAGCAAATCGCCGTGCTAGCCATACTCATGCTGCGCGAGCCGCTCACCCTCAGCGAGATCAAAGCCCGTACTGACAAGATGGTTGCCTTTGATAGTGTCGATAAGGTGCAGGAACTGGTCACTGGCTTGTTAGAAAGAACTTATCCGCCGATTGTGGTGCTGGGCAAAGGCCCCGGCAGGCGTGAAGATCGCTACTCACATACCTTATGCGGCGAAGTGGATATTGACTCGTTTAGCTTTTCGGAATCATCCGGCGGTGGTGCGCAAGGTGGGATTAGTGCCGATAGCGAAGCTATGAAGCGAATTGAAGCGCTGGAGGCTAGAGTTGAGAGTTTGGAGCGGATGCTAGAGGAATTAACCTCCTAATGGTAAAATGACACATAAAATATACTAATTGAATCAATAGTTAAGCGTTTTAATGATAAATAAGGGGCAATTTTATACAGCCTCTTTTTTTGTGCCTGCCTATATCCCGAGATTAAAAAAATGAGTCAACAACCGTTAAGCTTTGGTCGAGCTTCGGACTGTTAGCTTGAAAAGACAATTTTTCCGTGGCGATAGTTTTAGAGCAGACGCTGGGGCTTCGTATTTCCTGCTAAATACAAAAAACCACCAGAAGAGTCTAGCGCGGAACTTAACAGTGAAAAATAAAAATACCTGTCGCCTTCATTATTTTATGGGGTACTTAAGTACCTTATTTGTAAGCCTTTTATTAGCCAACGGGCAAGCTCAGGCAGCAAGCTTCACCTTAGGAGGCCCAACCAGCCCAGCCATCATTAGCGGTAGTGAGTGTGAACCGGTCTTATACCGGGTACCCATTGACCAGACCTATGAAGGCAAGTTACTGGATATGTTGGTCGATATCACAGAGGAAGATAATCAATGGAATTTGACCCGCGCCTCACATGGATACTCAATCCCCTGTACCCGGGTTGTTGATGGCACTTTGAGCTTTGTCCTCGACTCTGTTAGATATTCTAATACCATCAATAGCTGGACGTTAGATGAAAGCGATGATATCGGCGCCGACGGAATTTCCGGAACGGCTGACGATGGTGATGATTCCGCCCACATGAATATGACTTTAACTGTTGTGGAGCGCAATACGACAACCCCGGTTACAGTCGACCGCCTTATCATTACCGGTTTTGATCTTGATCAGGGGTCAGGCACCGATGATATCTATTATATATCCGCTAGCAATACCCAACCAATTCTCGCTAGTGACAGCGAGGTTGACCTATCGGAAAATACCTCCTACAACACTTACAACCTGAAAAACAAAGGCAGATTAGAGTCCTGCAACGATACTGCAACCGCGCCAGACTCAACCTGTCGGGCGAGTAGTATCTTTCTGGATACATCGTCAGTAACACTTCGCATACAAAATGATCTTGCCTACGTGCGTCTATTCAATTTTTCTTTTCGGGTTCAGGATCTGGAAGCGATTATAGGTACATCCAGCGATTACGGCGACACTCCTAACACCTACCCTGTCGGCGCCCAAACTATAGGCACTGCCTTGGCTGCTCTTGGTACCGGCTTCGTGCCTGATGGTGAGACTGCACAGCAATTTACAAATAATGCTGATGGAGATGACACTGACGGAGCTGGAGGCGCACTCACGGCGCTTGATGATGAAGACGGTGTTTTCCTGTCGGATGGTACAACCAAACTGGATGGCGCCGATTTAACCACAGGTGAAACAACTACGTTAAGCATCAAGACGTTTGGCTCAGGTTACTTAAATGTCTGGATCGACTGGAACCAGAATAACAGCTTCGCAGATAGTGGTGAGAAAATCATCATCGACCAGAATATTGTAAATACCGGTGAGACAGCAATCGATGGCACAGCAACTACTAACGCCACTGATGCGCGTAGCACTACCAATATTTCAGTTCCGGTTCCTGCTGGTGCTGTCGTCGGCCAAACCTATGCGCGCTTCAAGTTCACCTCAGAGGCTGCACCTGGTGTTGGTGTCACCGCCAGTAAAGGCGAAGTTGAAGACTACTCCCTAATACTGTCTGCACCACCTTCATTCGGGACTGGAATGACCTACTGTGAATCAACCGGAAACTTATTGCTTGGTCCCAATCTAATCTCCGGGGGCTCTTTTTCAAAACAAGGGAGCTTATCTACAAATATTCCAGGAGCGACAACGGGTTATGAGTATTACACGGGAGTAGGCTTCTCCGACGGCTGGCCAAATGATAAGCAGTATGAGCCTGAAAATGGTAAGTACCTAATCACATCGCGAACAGGACCTAACCTCTATGGTGCGGCTTTAAGTTCAGCAAGAGAATCAGGCCTCTGGCACGACCTGAGAGGAGTTCAGGCAGCAACTAATTCAACTGACAAGTTTATGGTGATTAATGGTGATGAGACCCCAGGTGGCGTTTTTGTCCTGCCCATTTCAGTTGAAGTCGGTGACAACTATGAGTTTTCTGCCTATTTTTCGAATCTGATCTCACGGCCCGACCTTAAGACCTATATCGAACCGAATATTGCTTTTGAATACTCCATAGACGATGGTGATACTTGGATTGAGATTGATACAACAGGCAATGTAGAGGCCTCTCAATATCCGGACCCCGCGGGATGGCAACAAAGCGCAGGGTTCATCACTTCGAGTATTACAGGAACGATGTTAGTTCGCCTTAATTCAATTGCCCCCGGAGGCAGTGGTAATGACTTTGCGGTGGATGAACTGGTTTTTCAAAAATGTTCGGCAATACCAGTTGGCGAAGCCTCATCAATCGATTACTCAGATGCACCCGCCGATAACTCCACAGCGCCAAATGGTATAACAAAATCCACCGCTTACGGTACAGCCACTCATGTGGTGACTTCCGGTATTCAATTGGGCGCTTCCATCACCGGTGAAACCAGTGCCGTTGAAGATGCCGATAATGATTCAGATGATGGCGTATTTACCGATGCGGCATTGACGGCAGGCCTACAGGGTGGAAATTTTAAACCTGAAGACAGCTCTACCTTATACATCCCCGTTTCAGGCAGCGGTAAGCTTTACGCGTGGATCGATTGGGATGGCAATGGCGTATTTGGTAACAACAGCAATGAGCTGATTGCCAATGGTATTGCCGGCGCCAATGAAACGCTGATAGTAAATGCCAGCGTGCCGATAGCCGCCAATCTTGGCACCACTTATGCCCGCTTCCGTTTCAGTAGCGATGCGGCATTAACGGAACCAACGGGGGCAGCGAGTGATGGTGAAGTCGAAGACTACCAAGTCACTATTGCCAATACCGCAACGGCTCCTACTGCACCAGCAATTGCTTATTGTAGTAACACCTGGACCTTAGACGGCGGCGTTTATAAAGCCACAACCAGTCAAGGCGTTGCAATCTCTGCAAGCACTACCGCAGAGCCAGGAACTTCCTGGTCATTTGCGCCCAACGATGCACTCAATACCTCCGGAAATTTTAGCTTTGCAGCACTCAATGGCTCCCCCTCTTTAAGCACCGTCTTTACTTGGGACACCTCTCCGGAAGATGGACGTTTAGCCAATGCAGCCAATGATGCTGCAAGCGGCACGCTAACATTTAGCTTTGGGGTACCTGTTAAAAATCCGGTTCTACATATCGATCGTCAAGGTGGTTATGGCTCCAGTGCGGCTGCCACCCCTCAAGGGCTTAGTAATTCCTCAATTATTACGCCAAATACAGCGAACGCCAGCGCCAGTTTTACCCGTCTTGCAGGCACTACACACTTTTTAGTGACCAGTAATAGCATCCAACGCACGCCCAACGAAACCATGCAAGATACGGGTGTGACCGGTGCCTCAGGGGCTGATAGCACCATCTATACCGCCATGGGGTCAGTACAAGTTAACGGCACCTTTAATAGCCTAAGCCTTGACCTAAGCGGCGTCGGCGTTGAGGGAGCAGGTGCCGATGGCATTGAATTTGTCATCTGTGCCGAGCCTTATGACTACGGCGATGCACCTGCCAGCTATGGTGAAGCCGCTCATAAAATTCCTGATACTC harbors:
- a CDS encoding isocitrate lyase, coding for MSQYQEDTLSVANSIEAARGAWDSINPESAARMRAQNRFKTGLDIAKYTADIMRADMDAYDADPSQYTQSLGCWHGFIGQQKMISIKKHFGTTDKKYLYLSGWMVAALRSEFGPLPDQSMHEKTSVASLIAELYTFLRQADARVLGGLFRELDAASDADKPAIQAQIDNFETHVVPIVADIDAGFGNAEATYLMAKQMIEAGACCIQIENQVSDEKQCGHQDGKVTVPHEDFLAKIRAVRYAFLELGVDNGVIVARTDSLGAGLTKQIAVTKEPGDLGDQYNSFLDVEEVSADDMNNGDLVIKQGGKLVRPKRLPSNLFQFRSGTGEDRCVLDCITSLQNGADMIWIETEKPHIGQIGGMVNRIREVIPNAKLVYNNSPSFNWTLNFRQQIFDAMAEAGEDVSAYNRDNLMSVEYDETELAARADDKIRTFQADSAREAGIFHHLITLPTYHTAALSTDNLAKEYFGEEGMLGYVAGVQRKEIRQGIACVKHQNMSGSDMGDDHKEYFAGEAALKAGGKDNTMNQFS
- a CDS encoding LysR family transcriptional regulator, encoding MNIGRIDLNLLVYLDALLRERNVTKAANQLGISQPALSNGLRRLRDLFDDPLLVRTSEGMIPTERAEQLQPVIRDVLSKVDMAVQPQADFDAANEEHLFRIMASDYAESTLFPHLLQRLRREAPGIILDILTPSDVSFLDVERGKVDMVINRFETMPQSFHQKGIWKDHFACLTSIDNPILQNFTLETYMDAQHVWVSKTGMGIGVGMDPHDVQHLGWVDESLCNIGKQRRITVFTRHYQAAMLLAEQNDLLVTLPSRAAKLQRDNPRVAILEPPFEIPPFELKMAWSPLVQHNPAHRWMRRFIIDVANSLLAEDQT
- a CDS encoding cation:proton antiporter family protein encodes the protein MDTLVSLFASINYHDPAWIGIAYVFGFVVWQIGLPPLVGFLIAGFTLNLLGAQGGEFLDIMADIGVTLLLFSIGLKLHIRQLLRPEVWATATLHLIALTLSSAIFIILLSVSGLPLLKDLDYNAALILAFALSFSSTVFAVKVFEDKGEMGSPYAKVSIGILIVQDIAAVVFLATSAAKLPSPWAAAAIIGLIALKPVLIALLKRAGHGELLLLYGLLLASGGYALFELVSLKGDLGALFLGILVASHPKASELAKSLLSLKDLFLVGFFLSIGIAVTPTVDTVLIALLLITIIPLKALLFFLFLTRLKLRTRMATFTSLALSNFSEFGLIVTAIGVAKGWLSNDWLAVMAIAVVMSFILASPLNVKNGAIYARYKAWLHKLEHSKRLEADSTINLGRTKALVCGMGRVGHGAYEQLHRSLGDYVVGIDTQTEKINAHQQAGRKVFNGDASNPDFWLRVGRVKPELETVLLCLPNHPTNLRAATAIRDWGFTGHIAAITKYEDEIPELMEVGVNSTFNIYAEVGTGFAENVLEQAYPPEENTSVSG
- a CDS encoding DUF3179 domain-containing protein; the encoded protein is MHILNTILLSTLLISGLASAETKNGFELSQSLIPANQILQGGPPRDGIPSIDRPDFIPAAQADFLQAKDRIIGIQVNGEARAYPIKILNWHEIVNDTIQGKPISVTFCPLCGTGIVYEAALGGKTLQFGVSGLLYNSDVLLYDRQTETLWSQILSKAINGPMKGQKLRMVTSSQTSWGKWLEQYPATKVLSTNTGYTRDYESSPYGNYDDSRKTYFPVSAESRRYHPKERVLGITINGQHKAYPFKELALAGGTTLTDQFAGQTLSIEFDVPNRDGQIKDANGNNLELVNGFWFAWYAFHPETEVFSSGG
- a CDS encoding CotH kinase family protein, with amino-acid sequence MHNHSTAKGLPEALRHSLLILVCGSMLLLAGCGSSSSSDTTTSDSNVTTVPTADTDTDDTTDDTDTSTVADADFEATDWTDETHSKNVDPNFDEVFDDSQVKRLDFVVSDERWQSMLDDMTATYGTFGQRSNSQGLLDTEEDPIFVPADVYYNGTQWYRVGIRFKGNSSLQSSWQAGILKLSFKLDFDEFEDDYPQIKNQRFYGFKKFSLKNNYDDESLMREKVASDVFKNAGVPVSHTAFYTLYVDHGNGPEYFGLYTLVEEIDSTVIDTQFSNNDGNLYKPEDGSANFEDGTFNADDFEKKTNEDDEDWTDIITLFTALHDDSATSEPSAWRENLEAIFDVDGFLKYLAVNGIIQNWDTYGRMPHNYYLYNNPDTGKLSWIPWDNNEALQTGKQGGALALNFSGLNSTEWPLIAKIYDDDVYKARYDSYLNDVIYGAFETSSMQTMYDTYSALIEQYATTERSGFSYLESTNDFYNAVDTLKSHASSRANAVSSYLNN